In Clupea harengus chromosome 23, Ch_v2.0.2, whole genome shotgun sequence, the sequence AGCAATTGTTCGAAGGATGTTTTGAAAACAAGGTCCCTGGAGATATCAGTCATCTATATATACCCTGTAGATCCGAATTTGTGTGAGTCATTAACCAATCGCAAATTCGTGTCTTGGGGAGTATGTAGTTGATACAAACGCGGCGCAGATTGAACTGCAAAACCTTTTGTGACCTTAAATTACTTACTTTGTATTGACCTGTCATTTGGCTGAGTAGGAGATCTAAAATACCTCTACGCAATTCATATTCTGAGTTATTTTCTTGACCGGGAAGAACTAATGTTACTGACACGATGCTACTGGCTTACTGGTTTTTTTTACAGAAGAATTTCGAACTTTGTCACGCCCCACCGAACTGCACAACACAGGGAAGCATGTCTGAGGTGGGATGGGTCATGGTCCAGTGATGCAGCAAGGAGCAGAATAACAAGCTACACCAGCTGGTTGAATCTTTGAAGAAGACAGTGTAAAAGTTGCATTCCGCGATtttaatccaatacacttttggTTAAATTCAGCGAATTGTGGACTGCATCTGGAAGTTCTGACTACATAAGAGATGGCAATGGTGCATGGCACTAGTTGGATTCCTGCATAGAACAAGCAATAACTCATATCTCGCCCAATGTCAGTGACACCCACCATGGGGTTGTGCCAACATCTCTCATAGTTATTTTCGCTGAGTAGGCCTAGACTATTTGTCGACACGATTTGGTTGTCGTGGTATGATGGCTCTGAACGGTTCAATTGTGAATGGTCCCTTTTAGGTGTCAGTGAAAACTGCAGCTAACTTTAAGCTAGACTTGGAAATATTAAAAATATTCGAATTGAGAGTAGAGGTTTAATGGACTTGGATTTACTTTCTACCTCACCTCCATCACGGGGATCAAAAGCTTGGAGGCACGTTACAGTGAAATCGTACTCTGGAAGTAACCTCGACACCAAGTGCTATCTTTTGAGCAGCGTCAGGATCATCTGAGGAACATTTGTGAAGTTTGTGGTTTGAAACCGATCCTGCCCTGCGTGTGTCCTGTTTATTTGCAAAGATGTGGAGGGGGAATCATAGAGGCATCAGAATCATGCTCATACTGTTTTAACAGTTTCACAAATTAAAGAGCACAAAGGCGACGAAGGCCTCTGTACAACTGGCGTTCCATTGCAACTACATATTGGCTCTGTTAGGCCATATACAAGCACTTTATAAGCAGTTTGAGTCTCGATGTGTTATAGTAATGGCAGTTCATTACACAAACACGACTTTCTCCCCCAACCACAATTGATTTAGGTTGTTGTCAAATAGCCCCTGTAAATCACGCAGTTTTAATGGCCAATGATTTATGACTGGAGGTGAAGGATGATCCCTGACTAATATGCTTCGTAATTGTGATATGATCACATTTGCCCTTTAGTCtacagtaggcctacttttctctcatttaaataattaattattTTCCATAATTCCATCCTGTGAAAGGCATGTCGAACACAGATAATTTGTGCCAAGATTCAGTACGCAAAATCGTATGTGTTGTAGGCCTATGTCTTAAAACTTTATAATGATAAAAGGGATGAGTTTTATATACCGATATTGTTCGACTGCGTGGAACTCTAGGAGAGAGTGGAATGCCGACAAGTCCGGTCGATGTTTGAGGCAAGTTTTAGCAACAAGGAGTGCATTATGCAGAAAATCATTAATCACTCCGATTCATTAAAATTCTTCTGTTCTATTGTCATGCAGCAACAGATGTGGACGGACACTCTGGCTACGAGAGTGAGGAATCATGCAAGATAGGCTACTTCGTTTTTTCCTCCATATTCTTCAAGCCATATTCCTGGATAACATGAATCACCCCAGGGAAGACGAGTTGTCAGCACAAAGGTAATACTTTTGTAAAGTTATTTTACGAAGGCACTCCACTTTAAAATACCAGTGATAGAAGAATTGTACAAGTTTTCCTGATAAGATTATTATGGTGCGAAGCCTACGCACAGCCTACACCCAACATTTTTCACTTTTAAATGACTTTTCAAATCGTGGTTTGTGACAGTAGCATCAAAACGATTTGCGTTAAAACGAGTCGAGAGCGACGAAGTGTCATAGAGCTCGTAGACCCTGTAAGTAAATAAGCAACCATTTTGAACGGATGTTGTGTTTGTAAGATTATACATAAAAAACTGTACGAGTCATTTTCACCAGGTCCCAGTGTCTAACTTCAATACGTCTGTGTTGTTTGGATGGTCTTGCTCATCTGTAAAGACTGAACTGAATTGTTAGGTCTGTTGTGTCATATTTTTCATTAAATGTAGCATATTAGATGCAATGCCCTGCTCTAAGAATTGTCTGAATCATATGCTACGTGTAACTATACTTAATTAAACATGGCATTAGTCATTATCTCTCTTTGTTAAATTAAATGGTGGGTCCAAAATAATAGATTTAATTAtattcttgtttgttttgtctatcTGAATGGACATCaaagcaactcctttttttgataAAATtgcttaaaatacattttaaacattaacTGTATAGTTTAATGTTTGTAGTCTACTAACGTTAGGGCCCTATGTGTGAGTCAGTGATGtggcatttgttttttttttcactgctgGCAAAGCGAAAGCCCCTCCATCCCCCGTGCGATCACGTGTTTCATTAAATAATTGATGCAGAGGTTGCAGAATAGATATGTAGGCTATTCGTTAAGAAATTCTCCGACCCGGTTTCCTGTCTCTGGCGGGCTATTATGACCGTCTCTTTCGGAGACAAAAAAATCGAGGCAAAGCTTAGCAAAACGAACGAAGAAAGGGACACAGGCAAGGTTGTAATAAACCTGCGGGAGAACCACCGCACACACTAGACAAACCACTGTAAGTATACTCTTCGCCTTGCAAATGAATTATCACTGTCAGAGTTAATGTAATAATTCAACCATTTTGCACTGTTGCCCGTAGGGCTTGCGtgtataaaacatttaaaaaaggtAGTTAATATACTACTTAACGGGCACTAGTGTTTTTAGAAGTGGCGGTATATTGCATTTAGTAGCTTGTCCTCGTGATTTATAGTGATATGTGAACTGCGGTCTGCAGCTATGTGAAGCTGCTGCCATTAGGTGTTGGTGAGGGAGGCATGTTGTTTATGGCCGGAGGCGTGAGAAGTCATTTTTCAAGCGTTCAGCGCCACTTTTTTATGCCActtttgcatttttgttgtcAGTCGCGAATAAAGTAGCCCACGAGTAAAAGTAATCTTGTGTGATCGTAATTTCCTAAGGGCTAAGTGATAAGTTATTATGTCTTGTTGACGAGCATTCTTTTTTCATCTTAGACTTTACATCAAGGTTGAAACCATGGCTTATCTTTTAAGATTCCTATAGTTAGTAATCAATGATTCCGATTCCTTGTGGCTACAAACAGATTCAAACAGATTGACCAGTAAAGACATGCGCTCTGTATTTGGGTTCAGAAACTAATTGGAGATACACAATAAGATTCACTGGCATTGTTCTTTGTTGGAAAATGTGATGCTCTTCTgcagaagttttttttaaatgtattattatttatttttaaatacacCCATTTTAGTTATTGCATGTGTACAACAGCACCTACATGTAACTGATTAGCTTACTGAAGAAGGCGAAATGTAACAAGAATTTTACTGTGGTTATTTGTGCACATCAGTTAGTGCAACAACATTGCGTTTAAAATTAAAAGGAATAAGTGAAATTGTGTTTGATCTTAAATCACTTCTTGAAATACAAAATGACACGCCTGATACAGAATGATACAGAACACGATTACTGTTATTATGACGGTTGGACATTATAAGACTGTTATTATTTCGTATACTTAAAAATGAATTGCTGATAACAGTAACATGATCGTGATGTAGGCTATTACTTGCAAAGCCATTTGAATCAACACCGATAGCTTAAATATTACCTACTTAATTAAAAATGAACTTCTCTCCAAAATTAAAGGAGGGGGTAGAACGCCTTTACATGCATCAGGATAAACATGAGAGATCAAAGCCCTGCAAACCAATTGAGCAATTGATTCAAAACAAGGCAACGCACAGCGGCACCCTTTCATCTCAGTCCCTAATGATTGAAGTATCACGCACGGATACCCAAAAGCAGATGGGAAAACACCTTACATCTGTGGTGTTATATGTTAACCTTACGTGGGTGTAGGCCCATTTCGAAAAACAGGTTGAGTAGCCTGTCCTGCATGGATGGCACTTTAAGTGAAATCTGATAGAGTTGTGCCGACCTTAAAGAACACGTCGTGGTGTTGCCCTCATACCTGCACCTACAGCTACACCTAACCTACCAATAATGGTAGGTTTGTGACCTACCACTGTGCCATGGAGGGCCTGTTCTTCTGTGGACACGTGATATTTCTCTCCATGACAAAAATTGCCCTGTGAACATGTGATGTCAAATACATGGCCAATGATACGACAGATAAGTGCGATGACTTCTTGGTATGGAGGCCTAGATTCGCTGAATGGTTAAACTAGGCATAGCTTTCCTGTATCTTTGGACTTGGTTCATAACGTCAATTCTAGTTGGCTTTCAGCATCCACATAGTGGTTGATTTTCGTCTGATTCACGGCACAATTAAGTATCGATTGCTTACGCTGAGATTTTTAGTACTGTCAGCCCTTTTACCAGTTACACTCCTCAGCTCTTTCATAGAAAGCTGACCTGTCTCTAGTCGAAGTGGTTCGGAAAGGCTCCTTTTGCCAACGTCAGATCATGCTCGTTGTTCATTGGTTGTTCGACTTCAGTTGGTTGTGGCTGGACATTGTGCCTCATCATCTATTCATGGGTGAACAAATCTGCGTGTGCACAAATTTgtcaataaacactttgacattTAGGATTTAATGACATGGTCTTTCAGGCCAAAGACATATCCTGTCCACTGACCTAATTGTTATGTCACATTATTGGTCATGTAAATCATGGAGGAACAACAAATCTTAGTTGCAATATTTCCTCCTACAGGCGTGAATCTTTTTTGAGGCGGCAGTAGTCCACAAGAAGAAATTTACTTTAAATTATAATTATGTTTACCGTATGTTATTGACTGCCATTGTCTCTTACAGAATAATGATTTTCGTTCCTTTGTGATCTCTTACTATAGGTTCTTCATACCAAGGAGACGATTTGGTCTGGAGGTCTTCAAAGTTGGTAAGTACACAAGTCAGATTGCAGACTTTCGTAGTAGCCTACTCATCCAGatgatataattatatattGTGGGATAGAGGTAGGGCGTGTAAGGAAAAAATCTATTTGGCTTCTGCACCTCAAAACTTCCTTGACAGTGATGGATTGACGAAGAATTGCAAAACAGTGTTCTAAATGCCTGCTATTGGACAACGTCGCACTTAATAAGCAGCCCCTCGTTTTTTCTTCTGATAGACTGTGGCTATGTAGGACATTAAGATGAGGGGGAGAAAATCCCGCCTGTGAAAGTAAGTCGTTAGACTGGTAAAATATCTTTATAAAAGACTATCAGTGAAATCTGCGTCTGTCGACCACGAAGATTTCACCCAGGCTGCTAAGATGCTAACGCAGTGTCCGTGGCCATAGACACTCGAAGGATTAATTAATTCAGCTGCAAGAAGGCATGggctgttttattttattttgcgaAATATGAGAGAGCTTTTGTTCGCACGTTGTTGCTAGAAAATTGGAAAGCAAGATAACAATAACCCTTGATTTTTGTTTCAACGAGTGGAAGCGAGCTATCGCTTATTGATTGCTGGAAGCTTAGGTGTGAAATGCATCTGGCATTCACAGGCGCTGTACAGTTGAAGCTGTAAGGTAAGTTGGACTAAAACAGGCTCAGTTTATGTATCGTGATTTATCACTGTATGACTTAAGGTTCAACGTGAGTTCTCCAAGCCTGCTCCGTCGACCACACAATGACGTGTAGTCTAATTTTAAGCACAATCGGTCATCTGCTCCCCTCTGATGTGACTGCTTGACGCACACAATAGCCTTCTTTGCACAAGCGCTATGGTATAGCATGCTTGGTCAATATGTATACCTCTTTTTATATTTTGGCCTAATATTTTCTGCAATGAATCAGGAAACATGCATCGTTTTTGTCGTTGTGTTAAACACATTGTACCCTGTGTTTGTATCATTGTTGTAAAGTCTTTGGGAGGAGATTATACTGGCAACATTTGTTCTTGATTAATATTTCGAATGCCTTTGTCCACACAGTGCAGGAGAGATAGAATATCATGTTCGTGTTATTGGAAAGTGTAAGAGTAGAATAGGCCTACATGTAATGCAATATTATTCAATATCATTAACTTATTTAACAGTAGTCATTTAACAATGTTCAATAGACATGTGATGTAAGTCTGGGAGCATTTGTATCTGAAATCTGAAATAAAGGTAACTGAAATATAACATTTGTAAAGGACTGCCTTTTCGAAGAAGCGTCAAATTATTGTAATTTATTCTGGGTTCCCGACAGTGTTATGTCTTTGTGTAATTTATTCGGTGTAAAGTTTTGGAGATTTGATACTGGTGTAGGCTAAGTAATCCTTGCACGCCTTCTGTGTTGACCATTGGTCTTGAACATCACTTTAGGCGTTTCACAAACTGATTTTTACACAagataaaaataataatgtccTAAATTGATTACATACCATATTTGAAAAGCAAATAGGCTGCCGCAATTTTCAGAACAGTTCTATAAAACTTAATAGTCCTGAACATTTTCATGATTTTGATAATTAcccagaattatttttaaaggGTTGTTGCTATCCAGAAGAAATATTCAGCCCCGTGTATGAATAGAAGTGAAAGTCTCGACTGTTGTGTGTTGTACGCAAACAAGCTGAGGCCAGGGAATTGTGAAAAGAAGCAGCCAtttatttgtaaaaatgtaGGGTTTAACCTTAAATCAATGTGTTAAATCTAATTAAATATATATGCAGACTTTATACTGAAAATCGGGACAAAACTGTTGGGTCTGTTTGGTGGCGCTGAGTTGGAAGATCACTGGGTTTTGGTATATGTGGTTGCATCTGCTTGCCTTCCAAGAAAGGCGCCATTCATGTCAGGAGGCTTTTCAGTGGTGAAGATGGATTTATGTCTGCTTTCTCATTCTGTGGTTCTTCTAACCTTTCAGGTCATCCTCCAAGAGGCCTTTCGAGCGGAGCTATCACGTGACTTCTGGTGCCGATGTGTCCTCAGAGGGTCTAGTCGTCCGGGCCCCTTAGCTGATGAAAACATCTCTGGAGATGCAGGAAACAGCACTCGCTGTCGACTCCTCGGGTTTTGAAGCTTACCCACTTCAGGGATTTGGCTTTGATGACGTGCCTCCTGGTCTGCAAGTCTCAGCGCAGTCGGAGAGACCCGCTTGCTCATTGCAGTGTTTTGATAACTGCACCCCTTACCAACGCAGGGAATCTGGTCTGCAGAATACGGGCTGCTTAAGCGCATGCCCACCAAATGGACTTCCTCAAAGCTCTGCCATTTCGACCCACAGTTCCGGCAGCTCCTTGCTACAATCTGGGGTCGAAGAGGAAAGAAATAAGATCTCGTCCTCCATTCATAACAACAACTCCACTGGCAGCAAACAAATCTTTCCTTGGATGAAAGATTCAAGGCACAATTCGAAAGTAAAGCGCAGCCCCCCTAGCGCGCATGCAGTTAACGGTGCGTGTAGTCATGTGACTTATGATTTATTGCGGTTAATGACCGTAAGCACATTAGAGGATCAGTAGCATTGGTTTGCATAAGTAAACGCTATCATTATAAATTAATGATACCAGGAGTCCACTTTGTTTCGAACATTAATAGGGCTGAAATATGTTTGGGTTTTGGGTGGTTTCTGTAGCCAGTGTAGCATAACAGGTGTGTCCTATACTCTGGTGAATTGAGGCTCGACCAGACATGTTTTCCTGCTTGGGATGCTAATGTAATAATTCTAAGCATCTGGagcccctctccttcccctctgttTTCAAACTGTTTGAGACCAGACCTATGCCCAGACAGACTAGAGGCTTTTATTAAAAGTTATTTCATAAACACGCCTTCAATTTATCAttgttattaataataatgcTCTGCCATTTTATCTCCTATTTAGAGGAAAGTGGGAACGGCAGGAAAAGCCCTGCGGCTCCCTCGGCTTCGAAAAGGGCTCGCACTGCCTACACGAGTGCTCAACTCGTCGAGCTGGAGAAAGAGTTCCACTTCAACCGTTACCTGTGCCGCCCACGGCGAGTCGAGATGGCCAACCTGCTCAACATTAGCGAGAGGCAGATTAAGATCTGGTTCCAGAACCGAAGgatgaaatataaaaaagacGAAAAGTTTAAAGGGATTTCTATGTCGTCATCTTCAGAATCTTCTCCCAGCGGAAGCCCCACTCTCTACTCGCGAACAGGCTTTATTAATTCTCTTTCCTCAACTGGTCAAAGTGAAGATACGTTTCTGGCATCCTTTAACAAATCTCAATGCGGTGCGTATGGTATGCACTCCACATACTCACAGACCCCGAATTCTTGCCCCTCCCCACAAAAATACTTCAATTCGATTCAGTATGACCATCTCGACCCATCTAGtcgcatttatatagcacccgCTGTTCAGGGAAGTCCTGGGTTTGTGGGAGGGAGCTGTGAAAGTCCAGCACCTGTGTACAGATTAAATCACCTGTCACAGATTGAGTGTCACGACCTCGATAGCTCCGTGCAAGTGCCAGCGAGCCCACAATACGAACTGTGCGAATCAGATGTGCCCTACACACAGCAAACACGATACTCACCTCACCATTCTCAGGACAGACTTCTTCAAGATGATAGATTAACACATTTGTAGTAATATTTGGGATTGTCATTATGTTAGACAATATTTTCACAATTAAACAATGTACAGTTGACACTACTATCAGTGGTCTCTTCAGGGGTAAAATGAAGCATGCACAGGTTTACCAATGCTGATAATTCTGAACTGACAATAAGCTAGGTTTATGATATTATTCATATAGTTTTAATACTGTCGTCATGTGGTGCATTTGcagtaaataaaatgtatttaaatgtttatttatttatgttaattttaCTTGaatttcaattgtatttattacaACTACAAAGGTTTAGTTTCGATGTAGGCTTGCCATCCCAAATATTCTGAAAAGTGCAACCCAAATGGTCCAATGTTAAAGGAACGTTTTGTGTAGAATTAGACGATATTTGTCTGCACggaatgtgtgttttcagatagATTCTTGAATAAAAGTCGTctgtttttttgtcaaattgaagTGTCCTTATATACTGTGTAGGCCTACATGATTTATATACATTAGTGACATTATTACACAGATAATATTAAAATGCTTCTCTGCTATTTAGACGAAAGGCACtacaaaagtaaaaaagtaaaataaggCACAACAAAGGTAAAAAAGCTAACTCGGATTCAGCAATGTTCTCTAGCAAGGCTAGTTTGTTTTCTAGGATGAAAAGCCATAGGCCTAATACTTCATCAAGAGGCCCTTTTGTTCAGAGCAGGAGGAGTTTCTCAAGAACCAGATGTCACTCGGCTTTTAAAGGTTAGATTGATCACTGCCATTATTTTGCGATTTCAGTCCACAAACCTATAGAGTTTTTCAAACCAACAAGTTAAAAATAGGATATTTAGCCTCATCgaattattgtttttctgtaaaaaattatatatttagcATAAACATTCGTGTAGCCAATAGGCCTAAAAATCCATtagtaacataacataacaaaatagTCATACAGCGGGATTTGGGACAGCTTTAGACTGAATATTAAACCTAATAGACTTAGTACATGCTTCATATTAAATCAAATCTGCAAAACAGACTCAATATCAGTTAGCTGAATAGTTTACATGAATTCGACTATACCTGAGTGTAAAACTTTATTGTAAAACTTTCTTTTATATGTACATAAACTGCAAACATGGTAGCTGGCTATTGGCTATTGGCCAATTACAGGTTTTGATATCTGTCTAGATCTGTTTCCTGGGAGTTTTAATTTTTTCCCTTAATTATATTTCGAATATCGTTAGGCCCTGTATCTATTTTGAAACCGTAGTGAAAAATTACAACACAGCTACGAAGGGACAACCAATTGAATGATTAACAGCATtgtgaatgaaaaaaagaggCTCATGTGATTTTagacccccccccaaaaaaatgacGGGATAGCAAATGATACATGGACAGTCTGTCAATTACTCGTGTAAAGAATCGGATAGCATTTTAGATGCATTCCAGGACAACATTTTGCCTTACTTAATCATTTCCACAGAAGATATTTGGCCAAACAGCTGTCTAAACATTTTCCAAGTAGCCATAACTCTATATTGCAGCCAAACATGACGTTAAAACTTGCAGCTGAAGTTTACAGCCAAACGAGAATTTCCATCATAGTTCATTCCAAGTGTTCTACACCTTGTAAACTAGGTCATTGTTCTCTTGACTATTTTCTCCTGTTGTCATTCATGCCCCTCCTCAAACTTTTGAGGTTTACCTGTTG encodes:
- the LOC105888727 gene encoding homeobox protein Hox-B3a-like codes for the protein MKTSLEMQETALAVDSSGFEAYPLQGFGFDDVPPGLQVSAQSERPACSLQCFDNCTPYQRRESGLQNTGCLSACPPNGLPQSSAISTHSSGSSLLQSGVEEERNKISSSIHNNNSTGSKQIFPWMKDSRHNSKVKRSPPSAHAVNEESGNGRKSPAAPSASKRARTAYTSAQLVELEKEFHFNRYLCRPRRVEMANLLNISERQIKIWFQNRRMKYKKDEKFKGISMSSSSESSPSGSPTLYSRTGFINSLSSTGQSEDTFLASFNKSQCGAYGMHSTYSQTPNSCPSPQKYFNSIQYDHLDPSSRIYIAPAVQGSPGFVGGSCESPAPVYRLNHLSQIECHDLDSSVQVPASPQYELCESDVPYTQQTRYSPHHSQDRLLQDDRLTHL